One Mus musculus strain C57BL/6J chromosome Y, GRCm38.p6 C57BL/6J DNA segment encodes these proteins:
- the Gm20859 gene encoding Y-linked testis-specific protein 1-like has translation MTSLKKKSRRKPSSQALGNIVGCRISHGWKEGNEPVTHWKAIILGQLPTNPSLYLVKYDGIDSVYGQELHSDERILNLKVLPHKVVFPQVRDVHLAGALVGREVQHKFEGKDGSEDNWSGMVLAQVPFLQDYFYISYKKDPVLYVYQLLDDYKEGNLHIIPETPLAEARSGDDNDFLIGSWVQYTRDDGSKKFGKVVYKVLANPTVYFIKFLGDLHIYVYTLVSNIT, from the coding sequence atgacatcactcaagaagaagagtaggaggaagccttcttcccaggccctggggaatattgttggctgcagaatttctcacgggtggaaggaaggtaatgagcctgtcacccattggaaggccatcattctaggtcaactgccaacaaacccttctctttatttggtgaagtatgacggaattgacagtgtctatggacaggagctccacagcgatgagaggattttaaatcttaaggtcttgcctcacaaagtagtttttcctcaggtgagggatgtccacctcgcaggcgcactggttggcagagaggtacaacacaaatttgaggggaaagatggctctgaggacaactggagtgggatggtgctagcccaggtgccattcttacaggactatttttacatttcctacaagaaggatccggtcctctacgtctatcagctcctggatgactacaaggaaggtaacctccacatcattccagagacccctctggctgaggcgagatcaggtgatgacaatgacttcttaataggttcctgggtgcagtacaccagagatgatggatccaaaaagtttggaaaggttgtttacaaagttctagccaatcctactgtgtactttatcaaatttctcggtgacctccatatctatgtctatactctggtgtcaaatatcacttaa